DNA sequence from the Bombus huntii isolate Logan2020A chromosome 7, iyBomHunt1.1, whole genome shotgun sequence genome:
AAAAATTGATAGGATAATTTTCAGGAATctgaatatataatttatttattcctaAAATATCCATTCtcttaatgaaattttattttactcaagaaatatcttcttttttgAGACTTAAGTGACAGTATACAAGGTATGATTGTAGTAATAGAGCTAAATATcagataaaatttatataaaaataaatggaaaacatagaatgaaatatttttttaagacTTCGTTTCCAAGAAGATTGGTTAAAGAAGGATCTGTAAGTATACCTGCATATATTTGAGTAATTGAGATTggattttcatataaaaaacTGATAATGTACTCTAAAGATATTGAAAAtctcaataaaataaaaggttATTAAATGCTATTCAATACTAAAAGCAAGAGAATCATcggaatattatttattggttagaattttaaataaagaaataagatcaatatttttttagaaTTCTTTTTGAAACTCtactattgtataaaaataattattaatccaGAAACAAAATAGCATACTTAGtgatttttgaaattaatatattggaaaataagaTGTAGAATAGAAAGATTTCATTCtatcttttttcatttattctctatattttcaactattttttatgtaaaaaagcAAATCTTAATTGGTTATATCATCATAATGATTACGCTATGTATAACTATACTGGGTTAAATACAATATTCATTTAACTTTATATTACAGGTAAAGTTAAATTCCAATATAGATATTGATAGATGAAAAATACAAGcgaaacatttattatatgCAAAACCTTGGtttaatgataataaaagATGGATTCTAAAAATTGCCATAATGTGTGTAAAGAAGTAAATGATACTGAACTATCTACatctaataataaaacaaatgagATAATACAACTTGTTGAACCTTTGGTTGATAATAAATGTGATGTTGCTAATAAGAAGAATACATTTGAAGAAAATCAGAATGAAAACTCTTTAAGAGAAAcatcattttctatttttaattctacaaCATTGTCAGAAGCAACCACCTCACAAGACAATATTCTAATTTCGTCAAATGATAGTGATCCAAGCTCTCCTTCTAGTAATCAAAATAAGTGTAAAAGAagtatttcaaaaggtgttgtaataatattttattattttgatagttaccaaatttttataattatttaatgtacatttattgattttaatttctaGCTCAAGTAGATGATGATAATTGTGATGACActaatatatttaatgaagAATCGAGTAAACatcaaaaattaaatgaaaatgtttGTAATAAATCAAAATCAGAAAATGAAAGTGTTGATAATGCACAATTGGTAAAAGAGCCTAAGGATAGTTGTAGTGAAGAAACTACTGAAGATGTTGAAATGAGATCAGGTAAATAGTTGAAAAGAGACATGTAATATATGAAAGATTTTGATACTATATTGTATTTAAATGCAGAAACTGAAGAAGCTGCAACTCTTAGGGAAACAAAGAATCATGAAGAAGGACTAGAAATTGATAATGATAGTTCACATGTTGGATATGCTGGTATGTATTGTTACATTCATTATccttattttataaatttcatttatttttttttttatggttTTATTGGGACAATTAGAAAAGCCTCTTTTATCAAATGTAACAGAACAGGATTTGCTAGAATTAGAAGAGTCCCTCTTATCAAATGACTCAAATTTTGATACTGAACAAATAGCTAGTGAAGAAGAATCAGAGTCAGATACTCCTGCATgtttgaagaagaaaagacCAAAGCCAACCTGGTTTGTAGTGCCAGAACTTCTTCACCGTGAAATGGGAATTAATCCATCGTTTCAACGTAGATATTACGGTTCCTTACACGTTGTAGAACACTTTGAACTTATGTACAAACTTAAAGAGCATGAGGTACATGTCTCATGTTTTAAACTTTGTACTTAAAAAACTAGAATGCAATCTTTATTATATAATCTTTTTAGGGTTGTGTTAAtgctttaaattttaataaaaaaggaaatttattAGCCAGTGGTTCTGATGATTTATATGTAGTCATATGGGACTGGGCAATAGGAAAAAAACATCATTCTTTTGCTAGTGGTCATAGGAGTAATATGTTTCAAGTATgtatactgaaatatattttgtaatgaactatatttctatttagaaaatatgttaatatattttatctttgtttACTTTTTTATTGTTACAGAAATGTATATCATTACGACTGTTTCTTTTCAGGCTAAATGGCTACCATTCGATGAAGAAAATTTAATGGCTACATGTGCTCGTGATGGACAAGTACGTTTATTAGATATTAGACGTGGCGTATCACGAAAATTAGCTACGCACAATGCGCCAACTCATAAACTTGCACTTCATCCCGATACGCCACATGTTATTGTTTCTGTTGGTGAAGATGCAAAAGTTTTGTCTATAGATATTAGAGAAGAGAAACCAACGAAGTACGTCTTTTAAGTAGCCTTTTGtgaaacatattttttcacaatgtataaaaacaattttattgtatagGTTGCTAGTTGTAAGAGACGGTTCTT
Encoded proteins:
- the LOC126867973 gene encoding DDB1- and CUL4-associated factor 8-like isoform X5, with protein sequence MDSKNCHNVCKEVNDTELSTSNNKTNEIIQLVEPLVDNKCDVANKKNTFEENQNENSLRETSFSIFNSTTLSEATTSQDNILISSNDSDPSSPSSNQNKCKRSISKAQVDDDNCDDTNIFNEESSKHQKLNENVCNKSKSENESVDNAQLVKEPKDSCSEETTEDVEMRSETEEAATLRETKNHEEGLEIDNDSSHVGYAEKPLLSNVTEQDLLELEESLLSNDSNFDTEQIASEEESESDTPACLKKKRPKPTWFVVPELLHREMGINPSFQRRYYGSLHVVEHFELMYKLKEHEGCVNALNFNKKGNLLASGSDDLYVVIWDWAIGKKHHSFASGHRSNMFQAKWLPFDEENLMATCARDGQVRLLDIRRGVSRKLATHNAPTHKLALHPDTPHVIVSVGEDAKVLSIDIREEKPTKLLVVRDGSFHVQLYSVHCNPLKSNEFCVAGRSQWVRVYDRRNVSKPIHELCPSHLTEKKHVHVTCALYNYDGTEVLASYNDEDIYLFDAISPQPGDFAHKYEGHRNNATVKGVNFFGPKSEFVISGSDCGNIFIWEKNTEAIVNWMPGDEQGVVNCLEPHPHIPILATSGLDCDVKVWAPSCEDPPSLQKIENVPLIEKCVTFNVMSRAQETTTESDAFDSQMLWILLRHLRHTERKFI
- the LOC126867973 gene encoding DDB1- and CUL4-associated factor 8-like isoform X2 — protein: MDSKNCHNVCKEVNDTELSTSNNKTNEIIQLVEPLVDNKCDVANKKNTFEENQNENSLRETSFSIFNSTTLSEATTSQDNILISSNDSDPSSPSSNQNKCKRSISKAQVDDDNCDDTNIFNEESSKHQKLNENVCNKSKSENESVDNAQLVKEPKDSCSEETTEDVEMRSETEEAATLRETKNHEEGLEIDNDSSHVGYAEKPLLSNVTEQDLLELEESLLSNDSNFDTEQIASEEESESDTPACLKKKRPKPTWFVVPELLHREMGINPSFQRRYYGSLHVVEHFELMYKLKEHEGCVNALNFNKKGNLLASGSDDLYVVIWDWAIGKKHHSFASGHRSNMFQAKWLPFDEENLMATCARDGQVRLLDIRRGVSRKLATHNAPTHKLALHPDTPHVIVSVGEDAKVLSIDIREEKPTKLLVVRDGSFHVQLYSVHCNPLKSNEFCVAGRSQWVRVYDRRNVSKPIHELCPSHLTEKKHVHVTCALYNYDGTEVLASYNDEDIYLFDAISPQPGDFAHKYEGHRNNATVKGVNFFGPKSEFVISGSDCGNIFIWEKNTEAIVNWMPGDEQGVVNCLEPHPHIPILATSGLDCDVKVWAPSCEDPPSLQKIENVPLIEKCVTFNVMSRAQETTTESDAFDSQMLWILLRHLRHTERSLNVRQVSSDQNQDDDDDDDDDNIDDSSDDDSSDHSDSQSEGDGIRRFQCPPS
- the LOC126867973 gene encoding DDB1- and CUL4-associated factor 8-like isoform X1, which encodes MDSKNCHNVCKEVNDTELSTSNNKTNEIIQLVEPLVDNKCDVANKKNTFEENQNENSLRETSFSIFNSTTLSEATTSQDNILISSNDSDPSSPSSNQNKCKRSISKAQVDDDNCDDTNIFNEESSKHQKLNENVCNKSKSENESVDNAQLVKEPKDSCSEETTEDVEMRSETEEAATLRETKNHEEGLEIDNDSSHVGYAEKPLLSNVTEQDLLELEESLLSNDSNFDTEQIASEEESESDTPACLKKKRPKPTWFVVPELLHREMGINPSFQRRYYGSLHVVEHFELMYKLKEHEGCVNALNFNKKGNLLASGSDDLYVVIWDWAIGKKHHSFASGHRSNMFQAKWLPFDEENLMATCARDGQVRLLDIRRGVSRKLATHNAPTHKLALHPDTPHVIVSVGEDAKVLSIDIREEKPTKLLVVRDGSFHVQLYSVHCNPLKSNEFCVAGRSQWVRVYDRRNVSKPIHELCPSHLTEKKHVHVTCALYNYDGTEVLASYNDEDIYLFDAISPQPGDFAHKYEGHRNNATVKGVNFFGPKSEFVISGSDCGNIFIWEKNTEAIVNWMPGDEQGVVNCLEPHPHIPILATSGLDCDVKVWAPSCEDPPSLQKIENVPLIEKCVTFNVMSRAQETTTESDAFDSQMLWILLRHLRHTERVRLSLNVRQVSSDQNQDDDDDDDDDNIDDSSDDDSSDHSDSQSEGDGIRRFQCPPS
- the LOC126867973 gene encoding DDB1- and CUL4-associated factor 8-like isoform X3, which codes for MDSKNCHNVCKEVNDTELSTSNNKTNEIIQLVEPLVDNKCDVANKKNTFEENQNENSLRETSFSIFNSTTLSEATTSQDNILISSNDSDPSSPSSNQNKCKRSISKAQVDDDNCDDTNIFNEESSKHQKLNENVCNKSKSENESVDNAQLVKEPKDSCSEETTEDVEMRSETEEAATLRETKNHEEGLEIDNDSSHVGYAEQDLLELEESLLSNDSNFDTEQIASEEESESDTPACLKKKRPKPTWFVVPELLHREMGINPSFQRRYYGSLHVVEHFELMYKLKEHEGCVNALNFNKKGNLLASGSDDLYVVIWDWAIGKKHHSFASGHRSNMFQAKWLPFDEENLMATCARDGQVRLLDIRRGVSRKLATHNAPTHKLALHPDTPHVIVSVGEDAKVLSIDIREEKPTKLLVVRDGSFHVQLYSVHCNPLKSNEFCVAGRSQWVRVYDRRNVSKPIHELCPSHLTEKKHVHVTCALYNYDGTEVLASYNDEDIYLFDAISPQPGDFAHKYEGHRNNATVKGVNFFGPKSEFVISGSDCGNIFIWEKNTEAIVNWMPGDEQGVVNCLEPHPHIPILATSGLDCDVKVWAPSCEDPPSLQKIENVPLIEKCVTFNVMSRAQETTTESDAFDSQMLWILLRHLRHTERVRLSLNVRQVSSDQNQDDDDDDDDDNIDDSSDDDSSDHSDSQSEGDGIRRFQCPPS
- the LOC126867973 gene encoding DDB1- and CUL4-associated factor 8-like isoform X4, which produces MDSKNCHNVCKEVNDTELSTSNNKTNEIIQLVEPLVDNKCDVANKKNTFEENQNENSLRETSFSIFNSTTLSEATTSQDNILISSNDSDPSSPSSNQNKCKRSISKAQVDDDNCDDTNIFNEESSKHQKLNENVCNKSKSENESVDNAQLVKEPKDSCSEETTEDVEMRSETEEAATLRETKNHEEGLEIDNDSSHVGYAASEEESESDTPACLKKKRPKPTWFVVPELLHREMGINPSFQRRYYGSLHVVEHFELMYKLKEHEGCVNALNFNKKGNLLASGSDDLYVVIWDWAIGKKHHSFASGHRSNMFQAKWLPFDEENLMATCARDGQVRLLDIRRGVSRKLATHNAPTHKLALHPDTPHVIVSVGEDAKVLSIDIREEKPTKLLVVRDGSFHVQLYSVHCNPLKSNEFCVAGRSQWVRVYDRRNVSKPIHELCPSHLTEKKHVHVTCALYNYDGTEVLASYNDEDIYLFDAISPQPGDFAHKYEGHRNNATVKGVNFFGPKSEFVISGSDCGNIFIWEKNTEAIVNWMPGDEQGVVNCLEPHPHIPILATSGLDCDVKVWAPSCEDPPSLQKIENVPLIEKCVTFNVMSRAQETTTESDAFDSQMLWILLRHLRHTERVRLSLNVRQVSSDQNQDDDDDDDDDNIDDSSDDDSSDHSDSQSEGDGIRRFQCPPS